The Paenibacillus sp. YPG26 genome includes a window with the following:
- the ispF gene encoding 2-C-methyl-D-erythritol 2,4-cyclodiphosphate synthase: protein MIRVGQGFDVHQLVEGRPCIIGGVTIPYEKGLLGHSDADVLLHTISDAILGAIGEGDIGRHFPDTDPEFKDADSLKLLKEVWEKALNKGYVLGNLDATIIAQRPKMAPYIPQMVEVIASALGAQVDQVNVKATTTEQLGFTGRGEGIAAQCVVCLVKDML from the coding sequence ATGATTAGAGTAGGACAAGGATTTGACGTACACCAGCTGGTAGAGGGAAGACCCTGCATAATTGGCGGGGTGACGATTCCTTATGAAAAGGGCCTTCTGGGGCACTCAGACGCCGATGTGCTGCTGCATACGATCAGTGATGCCATCTTGGGGGCTATTGGAGAAGGGGATATCGGCCGGCATTTTCCCGATACAGATCCGGAATTCAAGGACGCGGACAGCCTTAAGCTCTTGAAGGAAGTGTGGGAGAAAGCGCTGAACAAGGGATATGTGCTTGGAAATCTCGATGCTACGATTATTGCCCAGCGTCCAAAGATGGCTCCGTACATTCCCCAAATGGTAGAGGTGATTGCTTCTGCGCTTGGTGCACAGGTGGATCAGGTCAATGTGAAAGCGACGACCACAGAGCAGCTGGGCTTCACGGGACGAGGCGAGGGGATTGCTGCACAGTGTGTTGTCTGCCTTGTCAAAGATATGCTATGA
- the radA gene encoding DNA repair protein RadA, which produces MAKIKTKFYCTECGYESPKWYGKCPGCSSWNTMVEETEKVVKTQGLTSGLFQTKEKAQPIINIESGKEPRVQTGIGELNRVLGGGVVPGSLVLVGGDPGIGKSTLLLQTSYEMAKAGLRVLYISGEESVKQTKLRAERLGALSAELFVLCESNMDSIEEAIESVSPHFMVIDSIQTVYLPEVTSAPGSVSQVRECTARFMRIAKGQGIATVLVGHVTKEGAIAGPRLLEHMVDCVLYFEGERHHSYRLLRAVKNRFGSTNEIGIFEMNEVGLTEVVNPSELFLSERPLGVAGSTVVASMEGTRPMLVELQALISTTHFPSPRRMGTGVDHHRMNLIIAVLEKRMGMFLQTQDAYVNLAGGVRLDEPAVDLAIAVSIASSFRDIPTKPDDVIFGEVGLTGEVRAVSRAEQRVREAHKLGFKRVILPEKSLKGWKSPKGIQLIGVNTVAEALAVALN; this is translated from the coding sequence ATGGCCAAAATTAAGACCAAGTTCTATTGTACGGAATGCGGTTATGAATCCCCTAAATGGTATGGCAAATGTCCAGGCTGCAGCAGCTGGAATACCATGGTGGAGGAGACCGAGAAAGTAGTGAAGACTCAAGGGCTGACTTCGGGACTTTTCCAGACTAAAGAGAAGGCTCAGCCCATAATTAATATAGAGAGCGGCAAGGAGCCGCGGGTTCAGACGGGAATTGGTGAACTCAACCGGGTTCTTGGCGGGGGAGTAGTTCCAGGCTCTCTGGTTCTCGTAGGTGGAGACCCGGGAATCGGCAAGTCTACACTCCTGCTCCAGACTTCTTATGAAATGGCCAAAGCGGGACTGCGGGTTCTGTACATCTCAGGCGAAGAATCCGTTAAGCAGACCAAGCTTAGAGCGGAGCGTCTTGGCGCCTTATCCGCAGAACTCTTCGTGCTGTGCGAGAGCAATATGGACAGTATTGAAGAGGCAATCGAAAGTGTCTCACCCCACTTTATGGTCATTGACTCGATTCAGACGGTATATTTGCCTGAAGTGACAAGTGCGCCAGGCAGCGTCTCCCAGGTTCGGGAGTGTACGGCAAGATTCATGCGGATTGCGAAGGGACAGGGGATTGCTACCGTTCTTGTAGGTCATGTTACCAAGGAAGGAGCGATTGCGGGTCCCAGATTGCTTGAGCATATGGTGGACTGTGTGCTTTATTTCGAAGGTGAGCGTCATCATTCTTATCGCCTGCTTCGCGCGGTTAAGAATCGCTTCGGTTCCACGAATGAGATCGGTATATTTGAAATGAATGAAGTAGGACTGACGGAGGTCGTCAATCCTTCTGAACTGTTTCTTTCGGAGCGTCCCCTTGGCGTAGCAGGTTCTACGGTTGTAGCCAGTATGGAGGGAACCCGCCCGATGCTGGTGGAACTTCAGGCATTGATCTCCACGACTCATTTCCCCTCGCCAAGACGCATGGGAACGGGTGTGGACCATCACCGGATGAATCTGATTATTGCGGTTCTTGAGAAAAGAATGGGGATGTTCCTTCAGACCCAGGACGCCTATGTTAACCTGGCTGGTGGAGTGCGTCTGGATGAGCCCGCAGTGGATCTGGCGATTGCGGTAAGCATTGCTTCGAGCTTCCGCGATATTCCTACCAAGCCCGATGATGTCATCTTCGGGGAGGTTGGCTTGACTGGAGAAGTGCGGGCAGTCTCCCGTGCGGAACAGCGGGTAAGGGAGGCACATAAGTTAGGGTTCAAACGGGTAATCCTTCCAGAGAAGAGCCTGAAGGGATGGAAGAGCCCAAAGGGAATTCAATTGATCGGCGTAAATACGGTTGCAGAGGCATTAGCTGTTGCGTTAAATTAG
- the ispD gene encoding 2-C-methyl-D-erythritol 4-phosphate cytidylyltransferase — protein sequence MTVESNNREAAVIVVAAGRGTRMGTKESKQYLLLEDKPIFVHTLEVFVRLPFIKEIVLVTGELDVPRCQDWVRAYGMEHTVKVIPGGAERQHSVYKGLLETDCEWVLVHDGVRPFVSEAQVTACYEAAMQDGASILAVPVKDTVKQVNDQAYVTSTPDRRSLWAIQTPQAFRHSDLKRAHEEALKDGFLGTDDSMLVERLGVAVKVVEGSYSNIKITTPEDLDYADFIRTKEKTGRG from the coding sequence ATGACAGTGGAATCTAACAATCGGGAAGCAGCGGTCATCGTGGTGGCTGCCGGCAGGGGAACCCGGATGGGAACGAAGGAGAGCAAGCAGTATCTGCTGCTAGAGGACAAGCCCATCTTCGTTCATACGCTTGAAGTGTTTGTACGGCTTCCCTTTATTAAGGAGATCGTACTTGTAACCGGAGAGCTGGATGTACCCAGATGTCAGGATTGGGTCAGGGCGTATGGAATGGAACATACAGTAAAAGTGATACCGGGCGGGGCTGAACGCCAGCACTCGGTTTATAAAGGACTGCTTGAAACGGACTGCGAATGGGTCCTCGTCCATGACGGGGTAAGGCCTTTCGTCAGCGAAGCTCAGGTCACGGCATGCTATGAAGCAGCCATGCAGGACGGAGCTTCAATCCTGGCTGTGCCTGTGAAGGACACCGTCAAGCAGGTTAATGATCAGGCCTATGTGACTTCAACCCCTGATCGCCGCAGCTTGTGGGCTATCCAGACCCCGCAGGCTTTTCGGCATTCTGATCTCAAGAGGGCTCACGAAGAGGCACTGAAGGATGGCTTCCTTGGGACCGACGACTCCATGCTGGTTGAGCGGTTAGGGGTGGCTGTCAAGGTGGTTGAAGGCAGTTACAGCAACATCAAAATTACCACGCCTGAAGACTTGGATTATGCCGATTTCATCAGGACTAAAGAGAAGACGGGGAGAGGTTGA
- the pssA gene encoding CDP-diacylglycerol--serine O-phosphatidyltransferase: protein MITKSIPNMFTLGNLFLGMVAIMLAFNGKYSLAAIMIIVAMLLDGLDGRVARALNCQSEFGKELDSLSDVISFGIAPALLMYTISFQNMPEALAWIVTAIFPMCGALRLARFNVKPGIPGYFIGLPIPAAGSVLATLSLFHKEITAPYFIIAMLLLSYLMVSSVRYPNFKKIGLPRKALWIAPWVVVVAIVVAVRFPDQLTKLIFVPLVIYALYGIKQNIDRLLGKGGPNSHSSEKPYRSKH from the coding sequence ATGATTACTAAATCGATTCCGAACATGTTTACCTTAGGTAACTTGTTTCTCGGAATGGTCGCGATTATGCTGGCGTTTAACGGGAAGTACAGTTTGGCGGCGATTATGATTATTGTTGCTATGCTGCTCGATGGTCTGGATGGACGTGTTGCCCGTGCCCTTAATTGTCAAAGCGAATTTGGAAAAGAACTCGATTCTCTCTCGGATGTGATTTCCTTCGGAATCGCACCTGCGCTATTGATGTATACGATTTCCTTTCAAAACATGCCGGAAGCGCTGGCTTGGATTGTCACCGCAATCTTCCCGATGTGCGGAGCACTTCGTCTGGCAAGGTTCAACGTGAAGCCGGGGATCCCGGGTTACTTCATTGGCCTTCCTATTCCCGCTGCCGGAAGCGTTCTAGCTACACTGTCCCTATTTCACAAAGAGATTACTGCCCCTTATTTCATTATAGCAATGCTTTTGCTTTCTTATTTGATGGTGAGTTCCGTTAGATATCCTAATTTCAAGAAGATTGGACTTCCGAGAAAAGCCCTTTGGATTGCGCCTTGGGTCGTGGTGGTTGCTATAGTAGTGGCTGTCCGGTTCCCGGATCAATTGACCAAGTTGATTTTTGTTCCCCTTGTTATTTACGCTCTGTATGGGATTAAGCAGAATATCGACAGACTCCTCGGCAAAGGTGGTCCGAATTCTCATTCTTCGGAAAAGCCTTACCGTTCCAAGCATTAA
- a CDS encoding ribonuclease III domain-containing protein, which produces MTDTGDMNSGLTGAPLWFPYPSSKPARLLPPLALAYIGDAIFEVAVRQYVISRPNLRPHHLHVQSTKFVSAKAQATLLSLIEPELTEAELDVVRQGRNAKSGSVPKNANVIDYRHATAFEALIGYLYYGGEQDRMIYLITYGLDLMLSGPKT; this is translated from the coding sequence ATGACAGATACTGGCGATATGAACAGCGGCCTCACTGGAGCGCCGCTGTGGTTCCCTTACCCGTCATCCAAGCCGGCCCGGCTGCTCCCTCCCTTGGCACTGGCCTATATCGGCGATGCCATCTTCGAAGTAGCAGTCCGGCAGTATGTCATCTCGCGGCCTAACCTGCGTCCGCATCACTTGCACGTGCAGTCAACCAAGTTCGTCTCCGCCAAGGCCCAGGCCACGCTGCTCTCATTGATCGAGCCAGAGCTTACGGAAGCCGAGCTTGACGTCGTACGTCAGGGCCGCAACGCCAAATCCGGCAGCGTGCCGAAGAACGCGAACGTCATCGATTACCGTCACGCCACCGCGTTCGAGGCATTGATCGGTTACCTGTATTACGGCGGCGAGCAAGACCGGATGATCTATCTGATCACCTATGGACTTGATCTGATGCTGTCCGGTCCCAAGACTTAG
- the gltX gene encoding glutamate--tRNA ligase, whose protein sequence is MTEVRVRYAPSPTGHLHIGNARTALFNYLFARNLGGKFIIRIEDTDVKRNIEGGEESQLKYLKWLGMNWDESVDVGGDYGPYRQTERLDIYRQYWQELLDKGLAYRCYCTEEELEQEREEQTARGETPRYSGRHRDLTEEQQKAYEAEGRTASIRFRVPENKTYAFDDLVKGPISFESNISGDFVIVKKDGIPTYNFAVVLDDYLMKISHVLRGEDHISNTPRQLMIYEAFGWEPPKFGHMTLIVGENHKKLSKRDESVIQFIEQYEQLGYLPEAMFNFIALLGWSPEGEEEIFSREELISIFDANRLSKSPAVFDTNKLAHINNTYIKNSDPEQIAALAIPQLQKASRLPEQLTEEQLSWAKSLVALYQEQMTSASDIVELSALFFRTHMELDAEAASVLSEPQVPEVLQAFLAKVEQASEFSASSMAVLIKEVQKETGYKGKQLFMPIRVALTGQMHGRDLNQTIYLLGKDRVLDRLKSQIRGA, encoded by the coding sequence ATGACAGAAGTTCGTGTTCGGTATGCGCCGAGTCCAACAGGTCATTTACATATTGGTAATGCAAGAACGGCACTATTCAACTACTTGTTCGCCCGTAATCTAGGGGGCAAATTCATTATTCGTATAGAAGATACCGATGTGAAGCGCAATATTGAAGGCGGCGAAGAGAGCCAGCTGAAGTACCTGAAATGGTTGGGGATGAACTGGGATGAGAGTGTCGATGTCGGCGGGGATTACGGTCCTTACCGGCAGACGGAGCGTCTTGACATCTACCGTCAGTACTGGCAGGAGCTGCTGGACAAGGGTCTTGCTTACCGCTGTTATTGTACGGAAGAGGAGCTTGAGCAGGAGCGGGAAGAGCAGACGGCCAGAGGAGAGACCCCGCGCTACTCGGGCAGACACCGTGATTTGACGGAAGAGCAGCAGAAGGCCTACGAGGCTGAAGGCCGCACGGCAAGCATCAGATTCCGTGTACCTGAGAACAAGACCTACGCTTTTGATGATCTGGTAAAAGGACCAATCTCCTTCGAGTCCAATATATCCGGAGATTTCGTCATTGTGAAGAAGGACGGCATTCCAACGTACAACTTTGCCGTTGTGCTGGATGATTACCTGATGAAGATCTCCCACGTGCTTCGCGGAGAAGACCATATCTCCAATACACCCCGCCAATTGATGATCTATGAAGCATTTGGCTGGGAGCCGCCAAAATTCGGACACATGACCTTGATCGTGGGTGAGAATCACAAGAAGCTGAGCAAGCGGGATGAATCGGTTATTCAGTTCATTGAGCAGTACGAGCAGCTTGGCTACCTGCCTGAAGCGATGTTTAACTTCATTGCCTTACTCGGCTGGTCGCCGGAAGGGGAAGAGGAGATCTTCTCCCGGGAAGAGCTTATCTCCATCTTTGATGCGAACCGGCTTTCGAAGAGCCCGGCAGTCTTTGATACAAATAAGCTGGCGCATATTAATAACACTTATATCAAGAATTCAGACCCGGAACAGATCGCTGCACTTGCGATTCCACAGCTGCAGAAGGCGTCCCGTCTCCCGGAACAGCTTACAGAAGAACAGCTCAGCTGGGCCAAGTCGCTCGTTGCCCTCTATCAGGAGCAGATGACATCGGCTTCCGATATTGTTGAGCTGTCAGCCTTGTTCTTCCGTACACATATGGAGCTGGATGCGGAAGCTGCGTCTGTATTATCAGAGCCTCAGGTGCCTGAAGTGCTGCAGGCCTTCCTGGCTAAAGTTGAACAAGCTTCGGAATTCTCGGCTTCGAGCATGGCTGTGTTAATTAAAGAAGTGCAGAAAGAGACGGGTTACAAAGGCAAACAGCTGTTCATGCCTATCCGTGTTGCCCTCACAGGACAAATGCATGGACGTGATTTGAACCAGACTATCTACCTTCTGGGTAAAGATCGTGTCTTAGACCGCCTTAAATCTCAAATTCGGGGTGCTTAG
- the epsC gene encoding serine O-acetyltransferase EpsC — MFKKMRSDIEAVLDNDPAARGWFEVVFTYSGLHAIWSHRIANAFYRRKWFSVARIISQVSRFFTGIEIHPGATIGNRLFIDHGMGVVIGETCEIGDDVVIYQGVTLGGSGKEKGKRHPTIGNNVVIGSGAKILGSFTVGAQSNIGANSVVLKEIPPNSTVVGIPGKVVKQGGVRMDRLSHQLPDPVVDTMRVLQREIEELQEELRNLKEERAELRAEVLSHGDKG, encoded by the coding sequence ATGTTTAAGAAGATGAGATCAGATATTGAAGCAGTGCTGGACAATGATCCCGCGGCACGAGGCTGGTTCGAGGTCGTCTTTACTTATTCTGGACTGCATGCTATATGGAGTCACCGGATTGCAAATGCCTTTTACCGGAGAAAGTGGTTCTCTGTGGCCCGTATCATCTCCCAGGTTAGCCGATTCTTCACGGGGATTGAGATTCACCCGGGCGCAACAATAGGGAATCGTCTGTTCATTGACCACGGTATGGGCGTTGTCATTGGAGAGACCTGTGAAATCGGGGATGACGTGGTGATCTATCAGGGTGTAACCCTTGGCGGCAGCGGAAAAGAAAAAGGCAAAAGACACCCTACAATTGGCAATAATGTTGTTATAGGTTCGGGTGCCAAAATTCTAGGTTCGTTCACCGTAGGAGCCCAGAGCAATATTGGAGCCAACTCTGTGGTTCTTAAGGAAATCCCTCCGAACAGCACCGTGGTGGGGATTCCGGGTAAAGTGGTTAAGCAGGGAGGCGTGCGTATGGACCGGCTCAGCCACCAGCTGCCCGACCCGGTTGTCGATACGATGCGGGTGCTCCAGCGTGAGATCGAGGAGCTGCAAGAGGAGCTTAGGAATTTGAAGGAAGAACGGGCGGAGCTGCGTGCGGAGGTCCTCTCTCATGGGGACAAAGGCTAA
- a CDS encoding DUF1573 domain-containing protein translates to MSTLSLQSFQEQVSELLLRHRSLLDVLSKNGQSNSSVNRSVTKAVTECGCIELHATKQTFEPSFNLEQAKEVVGKHVQGELCENCKEAISSELGRSLFYMSALCNLLDINMDEVVERESKKCSTLGLFNLS, encoded by the coding sequence ATGAGCACACTTAGCTTACAGTCTTTTCAGGAACAAGTCTCCGAACTGCTTCTCCGTCACCGCAGTCTGCTCGATGTCCTATCTAAGAATGGCCAAAGCAATTCATCTGTCAATCGTTCGGTAACCAAGGCTGTAACCGAGTGCGGATGCATTGAGCTTCATGCAACCAAGCAAACCTTTGAACCCAGCTTCAATCTGGAGCAGGCCAAAGAAGTAGTCGGCAAGCATGTTCAAGGTGAATTGTGCGAGAACTGTAAGGAAGCTATTAGCTCCGAGCTTGGGCGCAGCTTGTTCTATATGTCTGCCCTTTGCAATCTGCTGGATATCAATATGGATGAAGTCGTGGAGAGAGAATCGAAGAAATGCTCCACACTTGGACTGTTCAACTTATCGTAA
- a CDS encoding PIN/TRAM domain-containing protein: protein MLKRTFLILAGLIGAWSGYTSQNLVDLLPASFQDLLNGMGPVGGHLLFAVLGASLFMFLFSLFAETLSRRIRVWIQALTQIPMGDLAAGTAGLTAGLLLSLMVYPGLSWLGSLREVVQLVFTWLCGYMGLRVGMEKKDELSSLWKSGKWGSAREEETWTQEHKILDTSVIIDGRIADICKTGFIEGTIVIPEFVLEELQHIADSSDLLKRNRGRRGLDILNKIQKELDVKVLIYEGDFEDISEVDSKLVKLAKVLQGKVVTNDFNLNKVCELQGVSVLNINDLANAVKPVVLPGEEIMVQVIKDGKEHGQGVAYLDDGTMIVVEGGRDYIGTVTEVLVTSVLQTSAGRMIFAKPKLLEKAQ, encoded by the coding sequence ATGTTAAAGAGAACTTTTCTAATTCTAGCAGGACTTATTGGGGCTTGGTCCGGTTACACTTCGCAAAATTTAGTTGACCTTCTGCCAGCTTCCTTTCAAGACTTGTTGAATGGTATGGGGCCAGTAGGTGGACATTTGCTCTTTGCAGTCCTTGGCGCCAGTCTCTTTATGTTCCTCTTTTCATTATTTGCGGAGACATTGTCCAGACGGATTCGTGTATGGATTCAAGCTTTGACCCAAATTCCTATGGGGGATTTGGCTGCGGGTACGGCAGGTCTTACTGCGGGACTTCTTCTTTCGTTAATGGTCTACCCCGGTTTATCATGGTTAGGAAGCCTCAGAGAGGTTGTTCAGCTGGTATTTACCTGGCTATGCGGTTATATGGGTCTGCGTGTGGGTATGGAGAAGAAAGATGAGCTCTCCTCGCTGTGGAAGTCAGGGAAATGGGGTTCTGCCCGGGAAGAAGAGACCTGGACTCAAGAACACAAGATCCTGGATACCAGTGTCATTATAGACGGGCGAATCGCTGATATTTGCAAAACAGGCTTTATTGAGGGGACTATCGTTATTCCGGAGTTCGTGCTTGAAGAGCTGCAGCATATTGCCGATTCATCGGATCTGCTCAAGCGCAACCGGGGACGCCGCGGGCTTGATATCCTGAACAAAATTCAGAAGGAGCTCGATGTCAAGGTGCTGATCTATGAAGGGGACTTTGAAGATATCTCCGAAGTGGACAGCAAGCTGGTCAAGCTCGCCAAGGTTCTGCAGGGGAAGGTCGTAACCAATGACTTCAATTTGAACAAGGTCTGTGAGCTTCAAGGCGTATCTGTGCTGAATATCAATGATCTGGCTAATGCGGTTAAGCCGGTCGTGCTTCCTGGTGAGGAGATTATGGTGCAGGTGATCAAGGACGGCAAAGAGCATGGACAAGGCGTAGCATATCTTGATGATGGGACCATGATTGTAGTCGAAGGAGGCAGAGATTACATTGGCACGGTAACTGAGGTGCTTGTGACCAGTGTGCTGCAGACCTCGGCGGGCCGGATGATTTTTGCCAAACCGAAACTGTTGGAAAAAGCCCAGTAA
- the cysS gene encoding cysteine--tRNA ligase, which yields MALHIYNTLTRKKERFVSQEPGKAKVYVCGPTVYGYIHIGNARPAIFFDVVRSYLEALEYDVNFVVNFTDVDDKLIRKADEMGTTVPTVAETFIKAYYEDLEGLGIPRATANPRVTENMTLIIDFIKELERRGYAYEQGGDVFYRTGKFEEYGKLSHQNIEELQFGIRINVDERKENPQDFVLWKAAKPGEIYWSSPWGDGRPGWHIECSAMARELLGDTLDIHGGGQDLQFPHHECEVAQSEAVTGKPLANYWMHNGFINISGEKMSKSLGNGVLVKDLRNMYKREAIRYFMLSSHYRNPLNFTEETMEQAEKSVERIANAVVNLNHRLQAVGDTGSEVSPELAAKLAAIRQLFHDKMQDDFNTPDAITAVFEWVNEVNCLLSQAVVSSADLIAAKQVFDEMNKVLRIYTAESAELPSEDIERLITERAEARKNKNWARADEIRDLLDAEGILLEDTPQGMRWRRK from the coding sequence ATGGCACTTCACATCTACAATACACTAACCCGCAAGAAGGAAAGGTTCGTCAGCCAGGAGCCGGGCAAAGCCAAGGTGTATGTATGCGGACCTACCGTTTACGGTTATATTCATATTGGGAATGCGCGTCCGGCTATCTTTTTTGATGTGGTACGCAGCTATTTGGAAGCATTGGAATATGACGTGAACTTTGTTGTCAACTTTACGGATGTCGATGATAAGCTGATTCGCAAAGCGGATGAGATGGGCACGACAGTCCCAACTGTCGCGGAGACATTCATTAAGGCTTACTATGAGGACCTGGAAGGGCTCGGGATTCCCCGCGCGACCGCCAATCCGCGGGTTACGGAGAATATGACCTTGATTATTGATTTTATTAAGGAGCTTGAGCGCAGAGGGTATGCTTATGAGCAGGGGGGCGACGTCTTCTACCGCACTGGCAAATTCGAGGAATACGGCAAGCTGTCCCATCAGAACATTGAGGAGCTGCAATTCGGCATCCGGATCAATGTGGATGAGCGCAAAGAGAATCCACAGGATTTCGTGCTCTGGAAAGCGGCCAAACCGGGTGAGATTTATTGGTCCAGTCCTTGGGGCGATGGTAGACCAGGCTGGCATATTGAATGCTCTGCGATGGCCCGCGAGCTGCTTGGGGACACACTGGACATTCACGGCGGAGGTCAGGATCTGCAGTTCCCTCACCATGAGTGCGAGGTAGCCCAGTCTGAGGCTGTTACCGGCAAGCCGCTTGCGAACTACTGGATGCATAACGGATTCATTAATATCAGCGGAGAAAAAATGTCGAAGTCCCTCGGCAATGGTGTGCTTGTCAAGGATCTTCGTAACATGTATAAGCGGGAAGCTATCCGCTACTTCATGCTCTCCAGCCATTACCGGAATCCGCTGAACTTCACAGAGGAGACCATGGAGCAGGCCGAGAAAAGCGTAGAGCGTATCGCAAATGCGGTGGTTAACCTGAATCATCGTCTTCAGGCGGTTGGAGACACGGGCAGTGAAGTATCGCCTGAACTGGCGGCTAAGCTTGCTGCCATTCGTCAGCTGTTTCACGATAAGATGCAGGACGATTTCAATACCCCTGATGCCATTACAGCTGTATTTGAATGGGTGAACGAGGTGAACTGCCTGCTGAGTCAAGCGGTTGTCAGCAGTGCGGATCTGATTGCCGCCAAGCAAGTGTTCGATGAGATGAATAAAGTGCTGCGGATCTATACGGCTGAAAGCGCAGAGCTTCCTTCAGAAGATATCGAGCGTCTCATCACCGAGCGTGCTGAAGCGCGGAAGAACAAGAATTGGGCACGTGCCGATGAAATCCGGGACCTGCTTGATGCTGAGGGCATCCTGCTTGAGGATACACCACAGGGTATGCGGTGGCGTCGTAAATGA
- the disA gene encoding DNA integrity scanning diadenylate cyclase DisA, whose amino-acid sequence MKEPNQLEKMNDLLRLVAPGTAFRDGLENVLRAKTGGLIVVGYSPEVMEVVEGGFSINCDFSPNYLYELAKMDGAIILSEDLKRILYANTQLIPDSSISSAETGIRHRTAERVAKQTGKLVVSISQRRNIITLYQGGLRYALKEIGVILTKANQAIQTLEKYRSVLNQSFTNLTASEFEELVTLPEVINVIQRVEMVIRIKLEIKRFINELGTEGRLISMQMEELVSNMEEEAWLLYKDYAREDHEEYIRELILGLKRSSDEELLDVVHISRLLGYPAAAASSEELISPRGYRVLNKIPRLPNVIIHNLVERFEQLPGVMIASIEELDEVDGIGEVRARTIKDGLKRLQEQVFIDRQI is encoded by the coding sequence ATGAAAGAACCAAACCAACTGGAGAAGATGAACGACCTGCTAAGACTAGTAGCACCCGGGACCGCATTCAGGGACGGACTTGAGAATGTGCTGCGGGCCAAAACGGGCGGTTTGATTGTAGTTGGATATAGTCCGGAGGTCATGGAAGTGGTTGAGGGAGGTTTCTCCATTAACTGTGACTTCTCGCCGAACTATTTGTATGAGCTGGCCAAAATGGACGGAGCGATCATACTAAGCGAGGATTTGAAGCGGATCTTATACGCAAATACCCAGCTTATTCCCGACTCCTCCATCTCGTCTGCGGAGACAGGTATCCGCCACCGTACCGCCGAGCGGGTTGCCAAGCAGACCGGGAAGCTGGTTGTGTCTATTTCCCAGCGGCGGAATATCATTACCTTGTATCAAGGTGGACTACGCTATGCGCTTAAGGAGATCGGCGTTATTCTAACTAAGGCGAATCAAGCGATTCAGACGCTGGAGAAGTACAGATCTGTTCTGAATCAATCCTTTACGAATTTAACCGCTTCGGAATTTGAGGAGCTTGTCACTTTGCCTGAAGTTATCAATGTCATTCAGCGGGTAGAAATGGTAATCCGCATCAAGCTTGAGATTAAGCGGTTCATCAATGAACTGGGTACGGAAGGCCGTCTGATCAGCATGCAGATGGAGGAGCTGGTCAGTAACATGGAAGAGGAAGCTTGGCTGCTGTATAAGGATTATGCCCGTGAGGATCACGAGGAATATATCCGGGAGCTGATACTGGGGCTTAAGCGCTCTTCTGATGAAGAGCTGCTGGACGTTGTCCATATTTCACGTCTCCTCGGCTATCCTGCAGCTGCGGCTTCCTCCGAGGAACTCATATCACCGCGCGGTTATCGGGTTCTGAACAAGATTCCCCGCCTGCCCAATGTGATTATTCATAATCTCGTTGAGCGATTCGAACAGCTGCCCGGGGTGATGATCGCTTCTATAGAAGAACTGGATGAAGTTGACGGTATTGGCGAGGTGCGTGCACGTACGATCAAGGATGGATTGAAACGCCTTCAGGAACAAGTATTCATTGACAGACAAATCTAA